The sequence AAAATTTTCAAGACCGGTAATCACTTTCGTAGATACGCCGGGTGCTTATCCGGACCCTGTAGCAGAAGACAGAGGCCAGGCATACAGCATCTCGACATGCATAAATGCCATATCCAGTGTCAGGACACCCGTTATCGCATGCATAATCGGGGAAGCGGGATCAGGAGGTGCTCTGGCATTGGGATTCGGGGACAGGATGATTATGCTGGAGAACGCATTTTACAGTGCCATATCACCTGAGGGGTTTGCATCGATCAAGAGGGGTGATGAGACAACAAAGGAAGAAGCGGCAGAAATACTTAAAGGCACGGGCCGTGATCTGTATGCTCAGGGACTCATAGATTATATGGTCATGGAACCTCTGGGCGGAGCCCATAACGATCCCGAATCTGTAATAAATGAAACTGGAAAGGCTATCCGACGGTATATATCGGAACTGAAGGATGTTGATACTGAAACGCTCATGAGAAAACGTTTTCAGCGTATTGAAGGGTTGATGCCTTGAATATCGAAGCTGCGTATTATGTAATAGCAGCGATTTTCGGGCTCTTTATCGGGAGTTTCCTCAATGTATGCATTTACCGCATACCTAGAAACCTTTCGATAGTATGGCCGGGTTCCAAATGTCCGGGCTGTGATACTCCCATAAGGGCGTACGACAATATACCAGTTTTAAGCTGGATTATCCTGCTCGGGAAATGCAGGAAATGCGGGCAGAGGATCTCAGTCAGATACCCTGTTGTCGAGTTGCTGACCGGTGTTATTTCGATAGTCTTTTTTCACAAGTACGGACTTACTCCTCAGTTTTTTATTTATTATGC is a genomic window of Desulfomonilia bacterium containing:
- a CDS encoding carboxyl transferase domain-containing protein, whose translation is MKKSGKFADLDKALKEYEASLIRAEKDVDDKAKKSSAEARKLANDLRKDLYSEITRWECIEIARHPARPGVCEFISGIFDSFMELHGDRALGDDPAITGGLAFLDKKPVVIIGHKKHTTGHKNYLEHHFGMASPSGNNKAARLMKLAEKFSRPVITFVDTPGAYPDPVAEDRGQAYSISTCINAISSVRTPVIACIIGEAGSGGALALGFGDRMIMLENAFYSAISPEGFASIKRGDETTKEEAAEILKGTGRDLYAQGLIDYMVMEPLGGAHNDPESVINETGKAIRRYISELKDVDTETLMRKRFQRIEGLMP